A genomic segment from Microcella flavibacter encodes:
- a CDS encoding siderophore-interacting protein: MTFTLARHPAVVVPRRVALAERTVLAPGFVRLRLVESSPGELAGFDAPGSGDHFRMVVALDAQGQPAGASSTYTAVAWQVEAEPRWVDLDVVLHDDQDDAVGEPAAEPRAGVARWAASAPIGAPAVIAGPKGSVLMTGRPERALLAGDDTAVPALRRYLGMLGAGTRGDLLLETRHDPRALGLEVPAGVELSILPPVPHDPGAAITAALTDRPRPLPAPDADAGADGHDVFVFVCAEQSVVAPARAMLARWGIPVEQAVVKGYWKR; the protein is encoded by the coding sequence ATGACCTTCACCCTCGCGCGCCATCCCGCCGTCGTCGTCCCGCGCCGGGTGGCGCTCGCCGAGCGCACCGTGCTCGCCCCGGGCTTCGTGCGCCTGCGCCTGGTCGAGTCGTCGCCGGGGGAGCTCGCGGGCTTCGACGCGCCCGGATCCGGCGATCACTTCCGCATGGTCGTCGCCCTCGATGCGCAGGGCCAGCCGGCCGGTGCGTCGAGCACGTACACGGCCGTGGCCTGGCAGGTCGAGGCCGAGCCGCGCTGGGTCGACCTCGACGTCGTGCTGCACGACGACCAGGATGACGCGGTGGGGGAGCCCGCGGCCGAGCCCCGCGCCGGCGTGGCCCGCTGGGCCGCCTCGGCCCCGATCGGCGCCCCCGCCGTCATCGCCGGGCCGAAGGGCTCCGTGCTCATGACCGGCCGGCCCGAGCGGGCTCTGCTGGCCGGCGACGACACCGCCGTGCCCGCCCTGCGCCGCTACCTCGGGATGCTCGGCGCGGGCACCCGCGGCGACCTGCTGCTCGAGACGCGCCACGACCCGCGGGCGCTGGGGCTCGAGGTTCCGGCGGGCGTCGAGCTCAGCATCCTGCCCCCGGTGCCGCACGATCCGGGCGCCGCGATCACGGCCGCCCTGACGGATCGGCCGCGCCCCCTGCCCGCCCCCGACGCCGACGCGGGCGCCGACGGCCACGACGTCTTCGTCTTCGTCTGCGCCGAGCAGTCGGTCGTCGCGCCGGCCCGGGCGATGCTCGCGCGCTGGGGCATCCCGGTCGAGCAGGCCGTGGTCAAGGGCTACTGGAAGCGGTAG
- a CDS encoding EscU/YscU/HrcU family type III secretion system export apparatus switch protein: MTESDAPYPPKPVLVASEKPVAPSVRPAVWLAAVALVAIVTGGYVASAAAGIGAIVFALAARRELRSNSSLAGTLRSLLAMIVGIIAVGLGLVSVAIPWAFVGFAFLNV, encoded by the coding sequence ATGACCGAGAGCGACGCGCCCTACCCGCCGAAGCCCGTGCTGGTGGCCTCCGAGAAGCCCGTCGCGCCGAGCGTGCGGCCGGCGGTGTGGCTCGCGGCCGTCGCCCTCGTCGCGATCGTCACCGGCGGCTACGTCGCGTCCGCCGCGGCAGGGATCGGGGCGATCGTCTTCGCGCTCGCGGCCCGTCGTGAGCTGCGGAGCAACAGCAGTCTCGCAGGAACGCTGCGCTCGCTCCTGGCGATGATCGTCGGCATCATCGCCGTGGGGCTCGGGCTCGTCTCCGTCGCGATCCCGTGGGCCTTCGTGGGATTCGCCTTCCTGAACGTGTAA
- a CDS encoding aldo/keto reductase — MTSAFSPLLTMNDGRSIPQIGLGVYKVPADETAALVHGAIGAGYRHIDTAALYLNEEGVGEGVRASGVDREQLFVTSKVWNDRHGLDETRRAFHESLAKTGLDYLDLFLIHWPAPTQDRYVEAWRALIALREEGVVRSIGVSNFEPHHLARIVDETGVAPAVNQVELHPHLPQHAIRAADAAHGTLTESWSPLARGRVLEAGSRDREVLDAIGEKHGRTAAQVALRWHVQQGLVIIPKSTSLERVRANADVVDWMLDADDMVAIASLETGERTGLHPDDHG, encoded by the coding sequence GTGACCAGTGCCTTCTCACCCCTGCTGACCATGAACGACGGCCGCAGCATCCCGCAGATCGGTCTCGGCGTGTACAAGGTGCCCGCCGACGAGACGGCGGCGCTCGTGCACGGCGCGATCGGGGCCGGCTACCGGCACATCGACACCGCCGCGCTGTACCTCAACGAGGAGGGCGTCGGCGAGGGCGTGCGGGCGAGCGGCGTCGACCGCGAGCAGCTGTTCGTGACGAGCAAGGTGTGGAACGACCGGCACGGGCTCGACGAGACGCGGCGGGCGTTCCACGAGAGCCTGGCGAAGACGGGGCTCGACTACCTCGACCTGTTCCTCATCCACTGGCCGGCGCCGACGCAGGATCGCTACGTCGAGGCCTGGCGCGCCCTGATCGCCCTGCGCGAGGAGGGTGTCGTGCGCTCGATCGGCGTCAGCAACTTCGAGCCCCACCACCTCGCCCGCATCGTCGACGAGACGGGCGTCGCCCCGGCCGTCAACCAGGTCGAGCTGCACCCGCACCTGCCGCAGCACGCGATCCGCGCCGCCGACGCCGCCCACGGCACCCTCACCGAGAGCTGGAGCCCCCTCGCCCGCGGCCGCGTGCTCGAGGCCGGCTCGCGCGACCGCGAGGTGCTCGACGCGATCGGCGAGAAGCACGGGCGCACCGCGGCCCAGGTGGCGCTGCGCTGGCACGTGCAGCAGGGGCTCGTGATCATCCCCAAGAGCACCTCGCTCGAGCGCGTGCGCGCCAACGCCGACGTCGTCGACTGGATGCTCGACGCCGACGACATGGTGGCGATCGCGTCGCTCGAGACCGGCGAGCGCACCGGACTGCACCCCGACGACCACGGCTGA
- a CDS encoding alpha/beta hydrolase: MTELLHYGADPAEASRIVIGVHGRGQGAVFMHGIAALVDDPGLHWMLPEAPGATWYPAQFMEPYEANQPQLDAGLDRIDALLAEAVARGAEPSRIAVVGFSQGACLLAHHLLTRPGIRGPVALLTGGFIGPAGTVVASSRSLEGQTVYMEAADDDPWVPLGRVHETLDALRAAGADARLDVREGNEHHVPESALAAVRALLAG; the protein is encoded by the coding sequence ATGACCGAGCTGCTGCACTACGGAGCCGACCCCGCGGAGGCCAGCCGCATCGTCATCGGCGTGCACGGTCGCGGACAGGGCGCCGTGTTCATGCACGGCATCGCGGCGCTCGTCGACGACCCGGGGCTGCACTGGATGCTGCCCGAGGCGCCCGGCGCCACCTGGTACCCGGCGCAGTTCATGGAGCCCTACGAGGCCAACCAGCCGCAGCTCGACGCGGGGCTCGACCGCATCGACGCGCTGCTCGCCGAGGCCGTCGCGCGGGGCGCCGAGCCCTCGCGCATCGCGGTCGTCGGCTTCTCGCAGGGCGCCTGCCTGCTCGCGCACCACCTGCTCACCCGCCCGGGGATCCGCGGGCCGGTCGCCCTGCTCACCGGCGGCTTCATCGGCCCCGCCGGTACCGTCGTCGCGTCGTCGCGCTCGCTGGAGGGCCAGACCGTCTACATGGAGGCGGCCGACGACGACCCCTGGGTGCCGCTCGGGCGCGTGCACGAGACGCTCGACGCCCTGCGGGCGGCGGGGGCGGATGCGCGGCTCGACGTGCGCGAGGGGAACGAGCACCACGTGCCCGAGTCGGCGCTCGCCGCGGTGCGGGCGTTGCTCGCGGGCTGA
- a CDS encoding DUF4349 domain-containing protein produces the protein MTAHDARTTPRRTVAPGAARSTCDSHGARRTSAARTPRGARGARAAALAAPLALLLLLAGCTSAADSAADERGGFGGIDGGPLPAETFQPGIEAPTAESGGGGDGDAGGGLGEEVGDGTGDLVDGSGSGREVITTGSLYVTVDEPLDAAAEAARIVERAGGRVDGRDEYAPRQGDRGGAELVLRIPSAQLTEVIESLQKLGESEELSLSASDVTREVRDVEARIGALTSSVERLLALQGSAGDVEELIALETAISDRQAQLESLQSQQRSLADQVSLSTLRLTLGSEQTAPVDEPDTFLSGLETGWDALLAFLGGALVAVGVLLPWMLAIGLIVLIALLVLRRARRRHDAARAAAASASMSTPAEPTQAGPASAPAPLATD, from the coding sequence ATGACCGCACACGACGCCCGCACGACGCCCCGCCGCACCGTCGCCCCCGGCGCGGCGCGCTCCACCTGCGATTCACACGGTGCGCGGCGCACCAGCGCCGCCCGCACACCCCGCGGGGCCCGCGGCGCCCGCGCTGCCGCCCTCGCCGCTCCGCTCGCGCTGCTGCTCCTGCTCGCGGGCTGCACGAGCGCAGCCGACTCGGCCGCCGACGAGCGCGGCGGGTTCGGCGGCATCGACGGCGGGCCGCTGCCCGCCGAGACGTTCCAGCCCGGCATCGAGGCACCGACCGCCGAGAGCGGCGGCGGCGGCGACGGGGATGCCGGCGGCGGGCTCGGCGAGGAGGTCGGGGACGGGACGGGCGACCTCGTCGACGGCTCCGGCTCGGGGCGCGAGGTCATCACCACCGGCAGCCTCTACGTCACCGTCGACGAGCCCCTGGACGCCGCGGCCGAGGCGGCCCGGATCGTGGAGCGCGCGGGCGGCCGCGTCGACGGCCGCGACGAGTACGCACCGCGGCAGGGCGACCGGGGCGGGGCCGAGCTCGTGCTCCGCATCCCGTCGGCGCAGCTCACCGAGGTGATCGAGTCGCTGCAGAAGCTCGGCGAGTCGGAGGAGCTCAGCCTCAGCGCGAGCGACGTGACCCGCGAGGTGCGCGACGTCGAGGCCCGCATCGGCGCGCTGACGTCGTCGGTCGAGCGGCTGCTCGCCCTGCAGGGCTCGGCGGGAGACGTCGAGGAGCTCATCGCGCTCGAGACCGCCATCAGCGACCGGCAGGCGCAGCTCGAGAGCCTGCAGTCGCAGCAGCGGTCCCTCGCCGACCAGGTCAGCCTCTCGACGCTGCGGCTCACCCTCGGCAGCGAGCAGACGGCGCCGGTCGACGAGCCCGACACCTTCCTCTCTGGCCTCGAGACCGGGTGGGATGCTCTGCTCGCCTTCCTCGGCGGCGCCCTCGTCGCCGTCGGCGTGCTGCTGCCGTGGATGCTCGCCATCGGTCTGATCGTGCTCATCGCGCTGCTCGTGCTGCGGCGCGCGCGCCGGCGCCACGACGCCGCGCGCGCCGCAGCCGCATCCGCGTCGATGTCGACGCCGGCCGAGCCGACGCAGGCCGGGCCCGCGTCCGCCCCGGCCCCCTTGGCGACCGACTAG
- a CDS encoding MFS transporter: protein MSAGSAAAEPRGLGRTFGNVFTANLVSSLGDGIARTASPLLAARLTDDPVLIAGLGALAMLPWLFFALPSGILVDRMDRRRALALAAGVRTVLAVGLIALVATDTLTIAWLYLLIFVYGACETLYDGAIRAVVPSIVPKAKLARANSRIEGAELVVQNFASAPLTSLLFAFAVLVPLGMLAVAFGLAVVLAVLLPQAASGRQFRTARQGAPAEPVVPFRQQFLDGWRFIVGNRMLRTLWIFTIATGLLYAAASATLVLYVLDELAVPEAGFGAFLLAGAAGGVLGSVAAARLSARFGLGPTMAAVNLLAGVSTILIGVWPEVGPAFALFAIESGAITVWNILMMSLRQAVIPGWLLGRVHGTWRTLLWGTMPLGSLLGGGLALLGLGVPWIIGGAGITLLGLIFYRFLMSLPDPETIDNGDEPPAATGAIPHQNPPSEPPGRPAVE, encoded by the coding sequence GTGAGCGCGGGGTCGGCCGCGGCCGAGCCCCGCGGCCTCGGCCGCACCTTCGGCAACGTCTTCACCGCGAACCTCGTCTCGAGCCTCGGTGACGGCATCGCGCGCACAGCGAGCCCGCTGCTCGCGGCCCGGCTCACCGACGACCCGGTGCTCATCGCGGGGCTCGGCGCGCTGGCGATGCTGCCCTGGCTGTTCTTCGCGCTGCCGTCGGGCATCCTCGTCGACCGCATGGACCGCCGCCGCGCCCTCGCCCTCGCGGCCGGCGTGCGCACAGTGCTCGCGGTCGGCCTCATCGCGCTCGTCGCGACCGACACCCTCACGATCGCCTGGCTGTACCTGCTGATCTTCGTCTACGGCGCGTGCGAGACCCTCTACGACGGTGCCATCCGCGCGGTGGTGCCGAGCATCGTGCCGAAGGCGAAGCTCGCCCGCGCGAACAGCCGCATCGAGGGCGCCGAGCTCGTCGTGCAGAACTTCGCCTCGGCGCCGCTGACCTCGCTGCTGTTCGCCTTCGCCGTGCTGGTGCCGCTCGGGATGCTCGCCGTCGCCTTCGGCCTCGCCGTGGTGCTCGCGGTGCTGCTGCCGCAGGCCGCCTCGGGGCGCCAGTTCCGCACCGCCCGCCAGGGCGCGCCGGCCGAGCCCGTGGTGCCGTTCCGCCAGCAGTTCCTCGACGGCTGGCGCTTCATCGTCGGCAACCGCATGCTGCGCACCCTCTGGATCTTCACGATCGCGACCGGACTGCTCTACGCGGCCGCCTCGGCGACCCTCGTGCTCTACGTGCTCGACGAGCTCGCGGTGCCCGAGGCGGGGTTCGGCGCGTTCCTGCTCGCGGGAGCCGCCGGCGGCGTGCTCGGCTCCGTCGCCGCCGCACGGCTGAGCGCCCGTTTCGGCCTCGGCCCGACGATGGCGGCGGTCAACCTGCTCGCCGGCGTCAGCACGATCCTCATCGGCGTCTGGCCCGAGGTGGGGCCGGCCTTCGCGCTGTTCGCGATCGAGTCGGGCGCGATCACCGTGTGGAACATCCTGATGATGAGCCTGCGCCAGGCGGTCATCCCCGGCTGGCTGCTCGGCCGAGTGCACGGCACCTGGCGCACGCTTCTCTGGGGCACCATGCCGCTCGGCTCGCTCCTGGGCGGCGGTCTCGCCCTGCTGGGCCTCGGCGTGCCGTGGATCATCGGCGGCGCGGGCATCACGCTGCTCGGCCTGATCTTCTACCGCTTCCTCATGTCGCTGCCCGACCCCGAGACGATCGACAACGGCGACGAGCCGCCCGCCGCGACGGGGGCGATCCCGCACCAGAACCCGCCCTCCGAGCCCCCGGGGCGGCCGGCGGTCGAGTAG
- a CDS encoding SRPBCC family protein, with protein MSASTMNAQIEVDAPVSVVYNQWTQFEDFPHFMGAVESVTQLDDTRTRWVTKIGGVEREFDAVITDQVPDEHIAWATEDGTTHVGEVSFTPAGDGTAITLRMAWQPESFTEKAGAALGLDERQAESDLKKFKEFIEERGAATGGWRGEVHGGTPDSSTPAL; from the coding sequence ATGAGTGCCAGCACGATGAACGCGCAGATCGAGGTCGACGCTCCCGTGAGCGTCGTCTACAACCAGTGGACCCAGTTCGAGGACTTCCCCCACTTCATGGGCGCCGTCGAGAGCGTCACCCAGCTCGACGACACCCGTACCCGCTGGGTCACCAAGATCGGCGGGGTCGAGCGCGAGTTCGACGCCGTGATCACCGACCAGGTGCCCGACGAGCACATCGCCTGGGCGACCGAGGACGGCACCACGCACGTCGGCGAGGTCTCCTTCACGCCGGCAGGCGACGGCACCGCGATCACGCTGCGGATGGCCTGGCAGCCCGAGTCGTTCACCGAGAAGGCCGGCGCGGCATTGGGGCTCGACGAGCGCCAGGCCGAGTCCGACCTGAAGAAGTTCAAGGAGTTCATCGAGGAGCGCGGCGCGGCCACCGGCGGCTGGCGCGGCGAGGTGCACGGCGGCACGCCGGACAGCTCTACCCCCGCTCTCTAG
- a CDS encoding alpha/beta fold hydrolase, which yields MGILDRWLRPAPELHVAGDTADPERAGEGVPVTPPDAPGPVVVMIHGIASSSVTFQNLVPLLSPTHRCITIDLLGFGRSPAPADATYTLEEHTAAVEAAIRALRLREPFVLVGHSLGSLIATRYAATHRRELERLVLISPPLYLPPSVIGDQRDRASMGLYFSLYEFMRANRQFTTATAAALARIAPIKNVLEVTERNWQAFVLSLQNAIETQTTIADLASVPVAVDVVYGTLDPFLAPGGLKIAEQLRHVTTTRVNGVDHIVRRKLARAVAAIIDAAPAAPAPPA from the coding sequence ATGGGCATCCTCGATCGCTGGCTCCGGCCGGCCCCCGAGCTGCACGTCGCCGGCGACACGGCCGATCCCGAGCGCGCCGGCGAGGGCGTGCCCGTCACGCCGCCCGACGCGCCGGGCCCCGTCGTCGTCATGATCCACGGCATCGCGAGCTCGTCGGTCACGTTCCAGAACCTCGTGCCGCTGCTCTCGCCCACGCACCGCTGCATCACGATCGACCTCCTCGGCTTCGGCCGATCGCCGGCTCCCGCCGACGCCACGTACACCCTCGAGGAGCACACCGCGGCGGTCGAGGCCGCCATCCGCGCCCTGCGCCTGCGCGAGCCCTTCGTGCTCGTCGGGCACTCGCTCGGCAGCCTCATCGCCACCCGCTACGCCGCCACCCACCGGCGCGAGCTCGAGCGCCTCGTGCTCATCAGCCCGCCCCTCTACCTGCCGCCGAGCGTCATCGGGGATCAGCGCGACCGCGCCTCGATGGGCCTCTACTTCTCGCTCTACGAGTTCATGCGCGCCAACCGGCAGTTCACGACCGCGACCGCGGCGGCGCTCGCGCGCATCGCTCCCATCAAGAACGTGCTCGAGGTGACCGAGCGCAACTGGCAGGCCTTCGTGCTCTCGCTGCAGAACGCCATCGAGACGCAGACCACCATCGCCGACCTCGCGTCCGTGCCCGTCGCCGTCGACGTCGTCTACGGAACCCTCGACCCCTTCCTCGCGCCCGGGGGCCTCAAGATCGCCGAGCAGCTGCGGCACGTCACCACCACCCGGGTGAACGGCGTCGACCACATCGTGCGGCGCAAGCTTGCGCGCGCGGTGGCGGCCATCATCGACGCGGCCCCGGCCGCTCCGGCGCCGCCGGCCTGA
- a CDS encoding aldo/keto reductase gives MKTSTLGRTGATVSSISLGTWQLGADWGDVSEEDARAVLDAAVESGVTMFDTADVYGDGRSEQLIGRYLADRSDLDVLVATKMGRRMPQEVENYSAENLRAWNDRSRENLGVDTLDLTQLHCPPTALYSVDRVFDDLDAMVAEGRMRAYGVSVETVEEALAAIARPNVATVQIIINAFRLKPLDAVLPAAIGAGVGIIARVPLASGLLSGRYTSETTFAENDHRTYNRQGDAFDVGETFSGVDYEKGVAAAQEFSALAAEYDLAPATAALAWLTQLPGVSTVIPGARSPEQAIMNAAAGSVEPLGAEFHARVVDLYDRSFRAAIHDRW, from the coding sequence ATGAAGACCTCCACCCTCGGCCGTACCGGCGCGACCGTCTCCTCCATCTCCCTCGGCACCTGGCAGCTCGGGGCCGACTGGGGCGATGTGAGCGAAGAGGATGCCCGCGCCGTGCTCGACGCCGCCGTCGAGTCGGGCGTCACCATGTTCGACACCGCCGACGTCTACGGCGACGGCCGCAGCGAGCAGCTGATCGGCCGCTACCTCGCCGACCGCAGCGATCTCGACGTGCTCGTGGCCACCAAGATGGGCCGCCGCATGCCGCAGGAGGTCGAGAACTACTCCGCCGAGAACCTGCGCGCCTGGAACGACCGCAGCCGCGAGAACCTCGGCGTCGACACGCTCGACCTCACGCAGCTGCACTGCCCTCCCACCGCGCTGTACTCGGTCGACCGCGTCTTCGACGACCTCGACGCCATGGTCGCCGAGGGCCGCATGCGCGCCTACGGCGTGAGCGTCGAGACGGTCGAGGAGGCGCTCGCCGCCATCGCCCGCCCGAACGTCGCGACCGTGCAGATCATCATCAACGCCTTCCGCCTCAAGCCGCTCGACGCCGTGCTGCCCGCGGCGATCGGCGCGGGCGTCGGCATCATCGCCCGCGTGCCGCTCGCCTCGGGCCTGCTGAGCGGGCGGTACACGAGCGAGACGACTTTCGCCGAGAACGACCACCGCACCTACAACCGGCAGGGCGACGCCTTCGACGTCGGCGAGACCTTCTCGGGCGTCGACTACGAGAAGGGCGTCGCCGCCGCGCAGGAGTTCTCGGCACTCGCCGCCGAGTACGACCTCGCCCCGGCGACCGCCGCGCTCGCCTGGCTCACCCAGCTGCCCGGCGTCAGCACGGTCATCCCCGGCGCCCGCTCGCCCGAGCAGGCCATCATGAACGCGGCGGCCGGCAGCGTCGAGCCGCTCGGCGCCGAGTTCCACGCCCGTGTCGTCGACCTGTACGACCGCAGCTTCCGCGCTGCCATCCACGACCGCTGGTGA
- a CDS encoding VOC family protein encodes MAFIHGSHHITLCVGTAQEDVDFHTKTLGMRFIKRTVLFDGATAIYHLYYSNATGDPSSVVTTFPFAQAGLYGKQGTNQAREVLLSVPAGSGEYWQKRLTEHGIDAVRADVAGTHRVVFTHPCGLEYSLVEVTGDPREGYTKNGVPAEYAVHGIYGVGIHVTTPDRTVEFADTLFFNQAVGEEDGRITLRPGEAQYGNTIELIPDTTSDQGTWHFGAGTIHHTAWNAGTLENQTEVKFDIEGAGYTDISELKDRKYFKSVYVRTPAGALFEIAVTHAEGGWDCDESPEELGSKFQLPPQFEDRRDEILDSLEPIEV; translated from the coding sequence ATGGCCTTCATCCACGGCAGCCACCACATCACCCTCTGCGTCGGCACGGCGCAGGAGGACGTCGACTTCCACACCAAGACCCTCGGCATGCGCTTCATCAAGCGCACGGTGCTGTTCGACGGCGCCACGGCGATCTACCACCTCTACTACTCCAACGCGACGGGCGACCCCAGCTCGGTCGTCACGACCTTCCCCTTCGCGCAGGCCGGCCTCTACGGCAAGCAGGGCACCAACCAGGCTCGCGAGGTGCTGCTCTCGGTGCCCGCCGGCTCGGGGGAGTACTGGCAGAAGCGCCTCACCGAGCACGGCATCGACGCCGTCCGCGCCGACGTCGCCGGCACCCACCGCGTCGTCTTCACGCACCCCTGCGGCCTCGAGTACTCGCTCGTCGAGGTCACGGGCGACCCGCGCGAGGGCTACACGAAGAACGGCGTGCCGGCCGAGTACGCGGTGCACGGCATCTACGGCGTGGGCATCCACGTGACGACGCCCGACCGCACCGTCGAATTCGCCGACACGCTCTTCTTCAACCAGGCCGTCGGCGAGGAGGACGGCCGCATCACGCTGCGCCCGGGCGAGGCCCAGTACGGCAACACCATCGAGCTCATCCCCGACACGACGAGCGACCAGGGCACCTGGCACTTCGGCGCCGGCACCATCCACCACACCGCCTGGAACGCCGGCACGCTCGAGAACCAGACCGAGGTCAAGTTCGACATCGAGGGCGCGGGCTACACCGACATCTCGGAGCTGAAGGACCGCAAGTACTTCAAGTCGGTCTACGTGCGCACCCCCGCGGGCGCGCTCTTCGAGATCGCCGTCACCCACGCCGAGGGCGGCTGGGACTGCGACGAGTCGCCGGAGGAGCTTGGCTCGAAGTTCCAGTTGCCGCCGCAGTTCGAAGACCGTCGCGACGAGATCCTCGACAGCCTGGAGCCCATCGAGGTCTAG